The DNA segment GCCGGGCAGCGGGATGTGCCAGACGAGCACGCCGTCGTCGGCGAGCCGGTCGGCGACGGGCCACTCGACCGGGTCGGGCGCGGGGTTGACGCCGGGCACCGCGAGGGCGGCGAGGTCGTCGGCGCCGTGCGGGTCGCGGCCGAGGTGCGGGACGGTGTGGACGTCGCGGGACTGCCGCGGGTCCGCCCAGTCGGCCAGGGCCTTGCGCTGCTGGGCGAGGGGTCCGGACAGCCAGGAGTCGGCGGCGGTCTCGGGCAGCACACGGTTGGCGACGAGCGCCTCGGTGCGCAGGCCGCGCAGGGCGAGGCCGAGGGCCGCGGTGCGGACGGCCTCGGTGCCGGCCGGTCCGGGTTCGGCGACCAGGCGTACGGAGGTGTCCCGGTCGGTGAGGACGGCCTCGACGGCGGCCAGTTCGACGTCCCAGCGCGCGGCGGTCTCGTACAGCCACTCGGCGGGCATGGGGACGCCCGCGAGGCGGCCCAGGACGGGGCGCAGGGAGCGGGCCACCTGCCGTTCGGGCGGGAGCAGACGCCGCAGGTAGCGGCGGAGTTCCTCAGGGAGGGCCAGCAGGGCGAGGGCCTGCGGCAGTGCCGGGAGGTCCACGACGAGGAGGTCGTAGCGCTCGGAGAGGGCGGCGTCCCGGAGCGCCCGCAGGAAGGACAGTTCCTCGGCGCCGGGCAGGGGTGTCACTTCCTCGGCGTCGAGCCGGGCGGCGCCCAGCAGTTCGAGGACGTTGGCGGCGCGGCCCTGAAAGGCCGTGAGGTCCTGCTGGAAGCGCTCGACCGCGTCGGGGCGCCAGGCGGTCAGCCGCTCGGCGACCTCGGTGGGCCTCGCTCCCGTCGTGGCCCCCAGCGCCGCGCCCAGCGTGTCGGCGCGATCGGCACTCAGGACGAGCGTGCGAAGGCCCTCGCGGGCCGCGGCCAGCGCGGTGCCGGCGGCCACTGTCGTACGACCGCCGCCGCCCGGGCCCGTGATCAGGATGGTGCGCATGAGGGTGAACGGTAACGGAGGACGGACGCACGGGCCGTGGCGGGCTTCCCCGTGTTCGGCCGTGAGTCCGGGCATGCGTTCTACCGTGTGCGCCGCGGATCCGGCCGGGCGTTCCCCGTGTGCGCCGCAACCCCCGCCGGGCGCCCTGTACGTCGCGGACCCCGCCGGGCGTTATGCCGTGTGCGCCGCGGACCCCGCCGGGCGTTCCCCGTGTGCGCGACGGACCCCGCCGGGCGGACGGGCCGGACTAGCGGTCCGACTCCACCCGCTTCTTCAGGCCCGCCAGCGCGC comes from the Streptomyces sp. NBC_00820 genome and includes:
- a CDS encoding ArsA family ATPase, which gives rise to MRTILITGPGGGGRTTVAAGTALAAAREGLRTLVLSADRADTLGAALGATTGARPTEVAERLTAWRPDAVERFQQDLTAFQGRAANVLELLGAARLDAEEVTPLPGAEELSFLRALRDAALSERYDLLVVDLPALPQALALLALPEELRRYLRRLLPPERQVARSLRPVLGRLAGVPMPAEWLYETAARWDVELAAVEAVLTDRDTSVRLVAEPGPAGTEAVRTAALGLALRGLRTEALVANRVLPETAADSWLSGPLAQQRKALADWADPRQSRDVHTVPHLGRDPHGADDLAALAVPGVNPAPDPVEWPVADRLADDGVLVWHIPLPGAIRDDLDLVRRGDELVITAGPFHRIVPLPSALRRCTVAGAGLLEGELRVRFAPDPALWPTRGR